A single Pseudodesulfovibrio aespoeensis Aspo-2 DNA region contains:
- the lysC gene encoding Rz1-like lysis system protein LysC, translating to MVLCLTLCAACSGRPKVVTVTEVVRVVPPAHLMAPTPLPSCASASTNGDLLQCAQERLEALQRANADKEAIARTVEVRP from the coding sequence ATGGTCCTTTGCCTGACGCTGTGCGCGGCATGCTCCGGTAGGCCCAAGGTGGTGACTGTGACCGAGGTCGTGCGCGTGGTCCCACCGGCCCACCTTATGGCGCCGACGCCGCTCCCTAGCTGCGCTTCGGCCTCCACGAATGGCGATCTTTTGCAGTGCGCCCAGGAACGCCTTGAGGCGCTGCAGCGCGCCAATGCTGACAAGGAAGCCATCGCCAGGACAGTCGAGGTAAGGCCGTGA